Proteins encoded by one window of Manihot esculenta cultivar AM560-2 chromosome 10, M.esculenta_v8, whole genome shotgun sequence:
- the LOC110625032 gene encoding ABC transporter G family member 24, producing the protein MWEMNIKKIKFSSFWSLVLWVIFALGLLHFVHCQDVGDYNEIDNPAIRPLITQLVYSRLSNLTAVLSREISKRSDFCVKDPEADWNQAFNYSSNLDFLSACIQKSKGDITRRICTAAEMRFYFNSFFEPSTQDNYLKPNKNCNLTSWFSGCEPGWACSIGQDQPVDLENSRNIPARTHNCHACCEGFFCPHGITCMIPCPLGSYCPLAKLNKTTGVCEPYHYQLPPRQPNLTCGGANIWADVGSSSEIFCSAGSYCPTTVQKNSCSSGNYCRMGSTSEKRCFKLTSCKANSTSQNIHAYGIMLIAALTTVLLIIYNCSDQVITTRERRLAKSRETAARSARETARAHQRWKAAKDAAKKHASGLQAHLSRTFSRKKYGKHPEQLKILNQDKSDMEDDLYPPSHSSTFSVSTSLPSSAPSKGKKKEPGDLMQVMHEIEYDPDGYEGINLEIADPNATGHMPKGEQMTTNTQIFKYAYAQIEKEKAMELANKNLTFSGVVKMATNSEIKRRPLIEISFKDLTLTLKAKNKHLLRGVTGIIKPGRITAVMGPSGAGKTTFLSALAGKPTGCRMTGLILINGKNQSIHSYKKIIGFVPQDDIVHGNLTVEENLWFSAHCRLSADLPKPDKVLIVERVIESLGLRTVRDCLVGTVEKRGISGGQRKRVNVGLEMVMEPSLLILDEPTSGLDSASSQLLLKALRREALEGVNICMVVHQPSYTLFKMFDDLVLLAKGGLIVYHGPARKVEEYFAGLGINVPERVNPPDHYIDILEGIVVPSASSGVNYKELPVRWMLHNGYPIPPDMLQFAAGLESPVNPAHESNLGDAGMEEQSFAGELWQDMKSHVELHKDKIRHNFLKSRDLSNRRTPGVFRQYKYFLGRVGKQRLREAKIQATDYLILLLAGACLGSLAKVNDQNFGAAGYTYTIIAVSLLCKIAALRSFSLDKLQYWRESASGISSLAYFLAKDTIDHFNTLIKPVLYLSMFYSFTNPRSSFTDNYIVLLCLIYCVTGIAYAMAIFFEPGPAQLWSVLLPVVLTLIATQANQSNTLKNIANLCYPKWALEAFVIANAERYYGVWLITRCGMLLKSGYNLHHWGLCISILILIGMVTRFLAFFGMITLKKK; encoded by the exons ATGTGGGAAATGAACATAAAGAAGATCAAATTTAGTAGTTTTTGGTCATTGGTATTATGGGTAATTTTTGCTCTTGGTTTGTTACATTTCGTCCATTGTCAGGATGTGGGTGACTATAATGAAATCGACAATCCTGCTATTCGTCCTCTCATCACCCAGCTTGTCTATAGCCGGCTATCAAATTTGACAGCTGTTCTTAGTCGAGAGATCAGTAAGCGGTCCGATTTCTGCGTGAAGGATCC GGAAGCTGACTGGAATCAAGCATTCAATTACTCTTCCAATTTGGATTTCCTGTCTGCTTGCATTCAAAAATCTAAAG GAGATATCACACGAAGGATATGTACAGCAGCAGAAATGAGATTTTACTTCAACAGTTTCTTTGAGCCATCAACACAGGACAATTATTTGAAACCTAACAAGAACTGTAATTTAACTTCATGGTTTTCTGGTTGTGAGCCGGGATGGGCATGCAGCATTGGTCAGGATCAGCCAGTTGACCTTGAAAATTCACGTAACATTCCTGCAAGAACTCACAACTGTCACGCTTGTTGTGAGGGTTTCTTCTGTCCTCATGGTATCACGTGCATGATAC CATGCCCACTAGGTTCCTATTGCCCACTTGCAAAACTCAATAAGACAACTGGTGTTTGTGAACC ATATCATTATCAACTACCTCCAAGACAACCAAACCTTACTTGTGGGGGAGCTAACATATGGGCCGATGTTGGCAGTAGTAGTGAGATATTCTGTTCTGCAGGATCATACTGTCCGACAACAGTCCAGAAAAATTCTTGCAGCAGTGG AAATTATTGCAGGATGGGCTCCACATCTGAGAAAC GTTGTTTCAAATTGACTTCATGCAAAGCAAACTCTACAAGTCAAAATATTCATGCATATGGAATTATGCTCATA GCTGCTTTGACTACTGTGTTACTCATTATTTACAACTGCTCTGACCAAGTTATCACCACTCGAGAGAGGAGACTGGCCAAATCAAGAGAAACAGCAGCAAGAAGTGCAAGGGAAACAGCAAGAGCACATCAAAGGTGGAAAGCTGCAAAAGATGCTGCTAAGAAACATGCAAGTGGATTGCAAGCTCATCTCTCACGAACATTTTCTCGTAAAAAATATGGAAAACATCCTGAACAACTTAAGATTTTGAATCAAGATAAATCTGATATGGAAGATGATTTATATCCACCTTCACACTCGAGTACATTTTCTGTTTCTACATCTCTGCCATCATCTGCACCatcaaaaggaaagaaaaaggaacCTGGTGACCTCATGCAAGTGATGCATGAAATTGAGTATGACCCTGATGGTTATGAGGGTATCAATCTTGAAATTGCAGATCCAAATGCTACAGGACATATGCCCAAGGGAGAACAAATGACCACTAATACCCAGATTTTCAAATATGCTTATGCTCAAATTGAGAAAGAGAAAGCTATGGAGCTAGCGAACAAGAACCTTACCTTCTCAGGAGTAGTTAAGATGGCTACTAACTCTGAAATCAAGAGAAGGCCTTTAATTGAGATTTCATTCAAAGACCTAACACTTACTTTGAAAGCCAAAAACAAGCATCTGTTAAGGGGTGTAACAGGAATAATAAAGCCTGGCCGTATTACAGCTGTCATGGGTCCATCAGGAGCTGGAAAGACAACCTTTCTTTCTGCTCTTGCAGGAAAACCAACTGGATGCAGGATGACTGGTTTGATTCTCATAAATGGGAAAAATCAATCCATCCACTCATATAAGAAAATCATTGGTTTTGTTCCACAAGATGATATTGTACATGGAAACTTAACTGTGGAAGAAAATCTCTGGTTCAGCGCTCATTGCAG ACTATCTGCTGACTTGCCAAAACCGGATAAGGTTCTGATTGTTGAAAGAGTTATCGAGTCTTTAGGGCTACGGACAGTGCGGGATTGCTTGGTTGGGACGGTAGAGAAGCGAGGAATTTCGGGAGGCCAGAGGAAGCGAGTAAATGTTGGACTGGAAATGGTAATGGAACCTTCACTGTTGATCTTAGATGAACCCACATCTGGTTTAGACAGTGCTTCATCTCAGCTTCTTCTCAAAGCACTTCGCCGTGAAGCTCTTGAAGGGGTCAACATCTGCATGGTTGTTCACCAGCCTAG CTATACCTTGTTCAAAATGTTTGATGACTTAGTATTGCTGGCAAAAGGCGGCCTTATTGTCTATCATGGTCCAGCAAGGAAAGTTGAAGAATACTTTGCAGGCCTCGGGATTAATGTGCCAGAGCGTGTTAATCCCCCTGACCACTATATTGACATTTTGGAGGGTATAGTGGTGCCAAGTGCAAGCTCAGGTGTGAACTATAAAGAGCTTCCTGTCAGATGGATGCTTCACAATGGGTATCCCATACCCCCAGATATGCTGCAGTTTGCTGCTGGGCTTGAATCCCCAGTAAATCCAGCACATGAGTCCAACCTCGGTGATGCTGGAATGGAGGAACAATCTTTTGCAGGGGAATTGTGGCAAGACATGAAGAGTCATGTGGAGTTGCACAAGGATAAGATACGACATAATTTTTTGAAGTCCAGGGACTTGTCAAATCGAAGAACTCCAGGTGTGTTCCGGCAATACAAATACTTCCTTGGCAG AGTAGGTAAACAACGACTAAGGGAAGCAAAAATACAGGCAACGGATTATTTGATCTTATTGCTAGCTGGAGCCTGCTTGGGATCTTTGGCAAAAGTGAACGATCAAAATTTTGGGGCTGCTGGTTACACATATACCATTATTGCAGTTT CGCTCCTTTGCAAAATAGCGGCTCTGAGATCATTTTCTCTTGACAAGTTACAGTACTGGAGGGAGAGTGCATCTGGCATCAGCAGCTTGGCTTACTTTCTTGCCAAGGATACAATTGACCATTTTAATACGCTGATTAAGCCTGTCCTGTATCTCTCTATGTTCTATTCTTTCACAAACCCAAGATCTTCCTTCACAGATAATTATATTGTCCTGCTGTGCCTTATTTACTGTGTAACTGGTATAGCCTACGCAATGGCCATCTTTTTTGAACCTGGTCCAGCCCAACTG